The following are encoded together in the Raphanus sativus cultivar WK10039 unplaced genomic scaffold, ASM80110v3 Scaffold1842, whole genome shotgun sequence genome:
- the LOC130504865 gene encoding uncharacterized protein LOC130504865 has translation MSSKKKCVYLDEVKPWKWTWLINVKVLHTWKPSFTGFGESMEIIFADKKGFKIQAKCKNNYMKSLGDECIVGEWKTVENFQVSPAGKTFRPTNNIHKITFIKQTIIKTSDVENDDMFLALASFDSVLADIIGQTIDVSELQTLNCVGKERKKIEFNLRDINDQRIACCLWGKFAEVMDSHREEAQFGVVVCLLRFAKLGSFRGKIQVSNAYDSSKLIFDPNIKEVEELKEIHLDQTEDITVSELLNSTQIGKCKVVATIYAIDTNYAWFKLHLKVKDDTAETKLLLLDWIASPLLGVKAEKILDGSLEELEDPEMLPLCIIDIVGKTFKFGVDVVKDNISKGYEIYKVLKVWSVYNTLMVDSQSDAITETGASTHSVSEGSLLTYSDESSGLAKTPSKRSQYELGDLIDTNSTSKTRPTKSIKVEKKNNEELSLKKSDYRNK, from the exons ATGTCTTCGAAAAAGAAGTGTGTTTACCTTGATGAGGTCAAGCCGTGGAAATGGACTTGGTTGATAAATGTGAAAGTCCTGCACACATGGAAACCATCATTTACCGGGTTTGGGGAAAGTATGGAAATCATCTTTGCTGATAAAAAG GGCTTTAAAATACAAGCTAAATGCAAGAATAATTATATGAAATCATTGGGGGATGAATGTATTGTGGGTGAATGGAAGACTGTTGAGAACTTCCAAGTCAGTCCGGCTGGAAAAACTTTCAGACCAACAAACAACATCCACAAGATCACTTTCATCAAGCAAACAATTATCAAGACATCTGATGTGGAAAACGATGACATGTTCCTTGCATTAGCATCATTTGATTCTGTTCTCGCTG atattattgGTCAGACCATAGATGTCTCAGAGCTTCAAACTCTCAATTGTGTTGGAAAGGAGAGGAAGAAAATTGAATTCAACTTGAGAGACATTAA TGATCAACGAATTGCATGTTGTTTGTGGGGTAAGTTTGCTGAAGTTATGGATTCTCATAGAGAAGAGGCACAATTTGGAGTTGTTGTGTGTTTGCTCCGATTTGCAAAACTCGGTTCATTTAGAG gtAAAATCCAAGTGTCTAATGCTTATGATTCGTCgaaattgatttttgatccCAATATCAAAGAAGTCGAGGAGCTTAAAGAAAT acactTGGACCAGACAGAGGATATAACTGTATCTGAGCTTTTGAATTCCACCCAG attGGAAAATGTAAGGTTGTGGCTACAATCTATGCTATAGATACCAACTATGCATG gtttAAGCTGCATTTGAAGGTTAAAGATGATACAGCTGAAACAAAATTGCTTCTTCTTGATTGGATTGCTTCCCCACTGTTAGGAGTTAAAGCTGAAAAAATTTTGGATGGTTCATTGGAAGAG CTAGAGGATCCCGAGATGTTGCCTCTATGTATCATCGATATTGTTGGGAAGACATTTAAGTTTGGTGTTGATGTGGTAAAAGATAACATCAGTAAGGGATATGAAATTTATAAGGTTCTAAAAGTGTGGTCAGTCTACAACACATTAATGGTTGATTCCCAGTCAGATGCTATTACAGAGACCGGGGCATCAACACATTCTGTTTCTGAG GGATCCCTATTAACTTACAGTGACGAGAGTTCTGGCTTGGCGAAGACTCCTTCTAAGCGATCACAATACGAGTTAGGAGACCTGATAGACACCAACTCCACATCAAAGACGCGGCCTACAAAAAGTATCAAAGTAGAAAAGAAGAACAATGAAGAACTAAGCTTAAAGAAAAGTGACTACCGCAACAAATGA